One stretch of Streptomyces sp. NBC_01363 DNA includes these proteins:
- a CDS encoding GNAT family N-acetyltransferase: MTAVIRTATAADDPALAALWQRCFDAPQIVALHALDPDRHRHTFVAQNASGDGIDAVVVYVPRLIRDADGTPRRVGGIGSVATRPEARGQGLVRRLLVAAEHTMRAEQCAWSLLFTGTPGVYRGSGWEEFESTYTEGALAPSPAAGTYRIREATARDAAEVAALHHAYNANRPLSSLRAPEDWAVRVPAWYGPLERSLVAEDPGSGALVGWMVAQYEGECVEVREFAGAPECLGELFAAVGERGRAAGLGRARVRLPDAPGVRAALPFLLADARPVAEQVGMARPLHASADAVRATVSAPGAVHWYGDCF; the protein is encoded by the coding sequence GTGACCGCCGTCATCCGGACCGCGACGGCGGCCGACGACCCGGCCCTGGCCGCCCTGTGGCAGCGGTGCTTCGACGCCCCGCAGATCGTCGCCCTGCACGCCCTCGACCCGGACCGCCACCGGCACACCTTCGTCGCGCAGAACGCCTCGGGGGACGGGATCGACGCGGTCGTCGTCTACGTACCGAGGCTGATCCGCGACGCGGACGGCACCCCGCGGCGGGTCGGCGGCATCGGCAGCGTCGCCACCCGTCCCGAGGCGCGGGGACAGGGGCTGGTGCGGCGGCTGCTGGTGGCGGCGGAGCACACCATGAGGGCCGAACAGTGCGCCTGGTCGCTGCTGTTCACCGGGACTCCCGGCGTCTACCGGGGCTCGGGATGGGAGGAGTTCGAGAGCACGTACACCGAGGGGGCGCTCGCGCCCTCGCCCGCCGCCGGGACGTACCGGATCCGCGAGGCCACCGCGCGGGACGCCGCCGAGGTGGCCGCGCTGCACCACGCGTACAACGCGAACCGGCCGCTCAGCTCGTTGCGGGCGCCGGAGGACTGGGCGGTGCGGGTGCCCGCCTGGTACGGCCCGCTCGAACGGTCGCTCGTGGCCGAGGACCCCGGATCGGGAGCGCTCGTCGGCTGGATGGTGGCCCAGTACGAGGGGGAGTGCGTGGAGGTGCGCGAATTCGCGGGCGCCCCCGAATGTCTGGGCGAGCTGTTCGCGGCCGTCGGCGAGCGGGGCCGGGCGGCGGGCCTGGGCCGGGCCCGGGTCCGGCTCCCCGACGCTCCCGGAGTCCGGGCGGCGCTGCCGTTCCTGCTGGCGGACGCCCGGCCGGTGGCGGAACAGGTGGGCATGGCACGCCCGCTGCACGCCTCCGCGGACGCCGTCCGGGCCACGGTTTCGGCACCCGGTGCCGTCCACTGGTACGGCGACTGCTTCTGA
- a CDS encoding nucleotide pyrophosphatase/phosphodiesterase family protein codes for MSTRGSVVVLCTVGVTPRLLPHMPHLRAIGEEGFSAPLTTVFPAVTSTVQASIITGLTPRDHGAVANGWYARDRGEVQFWGQHNGLVTGEKVWQAARNLDPTHRSAYLCWWYAMGADVDTVLTPRPVYRYDGRKEPDCYTRPAGLRDALTDALGPFPLFRYWGPAAGISGTEWILDAARMVVRTVAPDLSFVYVPHLDYDLQRYGPDGPEAIRAARMADAALAPLLRELRERGTTVLALSEYGITAARRPVDINRALRRAGLLSVYAQRGMEYLDPHTSRAFAVSDHQVAQVYVADPADLPGVRAVLSELPGVAEVLDRRGQLALGAGHERSGELVAVAEPDAWFTYYYWLDDARAPDFARGVEIHRKPGYDPAELFFDPHDRWGRGRAAFALLRKRAGMRAPMTVVPLDASVVRGTHGRLPDDPRDAPVLLCSDPAEERERIHVTEVKDLILRLSGLARPTRR; via the coding sequence ATGAGCACCCGCGGATCCGTGGTCGTGCTGTGCACCGTAGGGGTCACCCCCCGATTGCTCCCCCACATGCCCCATCTGAGGGCGATCGGCGAGGAGGGCTTCAGCGCCCCGCTGACGACGGTCTTCCCCGCGGTGACCTCCACCGTGCAGGCCAGCATCATCACCGGGCTGACGCCCCGGGACCACGGCGCCGTCGCCAACGGCTGGTACGCGCGCGACCGCGGGGAGGTGCAGTTCTGGGGGCAGCACAACGGGCTGGTGACGGGCGAGAAGGTGTGGCAGGCCGCACGCAACCTCGACCCCACCCACCGCAGCGCCTATCTGTGCTGGTGGTACGCCATGGGGGCCGACGTCGACACGGTGCTGACCCCGCGCCCGGTCTACCGCTACGACGGCCGCAAGGAACCGGACTGCTACACCCGTCCCGCAGGGCTGCGGGACGCGCTCACCGACGCGCTCGGTCCCTTCCCGCTGTTCCGGTACTGGGGTCCGGCGGCGGGCATCTCCGGCACCGAGTGGATCCTGGACGCCGCGCGGATGGTGGTCCGCACCGTCGCGCCAGACCTCTCGTTCGTCTACGTCCCGCACCTCGACTACGACCTGCAGCGATACGGGCCCGACGGGCCCGAGGCGATCCGTGCGGCCCGCATGGCGGACGCCGCGCTCGCCCCGCTGCTGCGCGAGCTGCGGGAGCGGGGCACGACCGTCCTCGCGCTGAGCGAGTACGGGATCACGGCCGCCCGCCGTCCGGTCGACATCAACCGGGCCCTGCGGCGTGCGGGCCTGCTCTCGGTGTACGCGCAGCGCGGGATGGAGTACCTGGACCCGCACACCTCCCGTGCGTTCGCCGTGTCCGACCACCAGGTGGCACAGGTGTACGTCGCCGATCCGGCGGACCTGCCCGGGGTGCGCGCCGTGCTGAGCGAACTGCCGGGCGTGGCGGAGGTGCTGGACCGCCGCGGACAGCTGGCACTCGGCGCCGGTCACGAACGGTCGGGGGAACTCGTCGCGGTCGCGGAGCCGGACGCCTGGTTCACGTACTACTACTGGCTCGACGACGCGCGGGCGCCCGACTTCGCGCGGGGCGTGGAGATCCACCGCAAGCCGGGCTACGACCCGGCGGAGCTCTTCTTCGATCCGCACGACCGCTGGGGCAGGGGACGGGCCGCTTTCGCCCTGCTGCGCAAGCGGGCCGGGATGCGGGCCCCGATGACGGTGGTGCCGCTGGACGCCTCGGTGGTCCGCGGCACCCACGGCCGGCTGCCCGACGATCCGCGCGACGCCCCCGTACTGCTCTGCTCCGACCCCGCCGAGGAGCGGGAGCGGATCCATGTCACGGAGGTGAAGGACCTGATCCTGCGGCTGTCGGGGCTCGCCCGGCCCACGCGCCGCTGA
- a CDS encoding inositol-3-phosphate synthase, producing the protein MGLRTGVWLVGARGSVATGVVAGAAVLAAGLADPDGCVTESEPLRRLPLPGFGELVFGGHDIVDVPLRKRVEQLVAGGVLPAGPTARIGPALDAADRELRPAGPAAAGAVQMRHADALTADLVSFRERNGLDTVVVVNLSSTEPPVETASLPTTPEELTHALERRADVLPQSSLYAYAALMADCAYVDFTPSTGIRLPALESLAAARGLPHAGRDGKTGETLVKSVLAPMFAQRALRVRSWSGTNLLGGGDGATLRDPEAARSKTRSKSQVVEGILGHDVEGETHIDDVPGLGEWKTAWDHIGFEGFLGVRMTMQFTWQGCDSALAAPLVLDLVRLMALACRSGASGPQTQFGFFFKDPVPAAATAPGGAHTPAEHGLDAQYRALLGWAESVGS; encoded by the coding sequence ATGGGACTGAGGACCGGAGTGTGGCTGGTGGGCGCCCGGGGATCCGTGGCCACCGGCGTGGTGGCGGGTGCCGCGGTGCTCGCCGCGGGCCTGGCGGATCCGGACGGCTGTGTCACGGAATCGGAGCCGTTGCGCCGGCTTCCGCTTCCCGGCTTCGGCGAACTCGTCTTCGGCGGGCACGACATCGTGGACGTCCCGCTGCGCAAGCGGGTCGAACAGCTCGTCGCGGGCGGCGTACTGCCGGCCGGGCCGACGGCCCGGATCGGCCCGGCACTCGACGCCGCGGACCGGGAGTTGCGCCCCGCCGGCCCGGCGGCGGCCGGCGCTGTGCAGATGCGTCACGCCGACGCGCTCACGGCCGACCTGGTCTCCTTCCGCGAGCGCAATGGCCTGGACACCGTGGTGGTGGTCAACCTCTCCTCGACCGAACCGCCCGTGGAAACGGCCTCGTTGCCCACCACCCCCGAGGAACTGACGCACGCGCTGGAGCGGCGGGCGGACGTCCTGCCGCAGAGCTCCCTGTACGCGTACGCGGCCCTGATGGCCGACTGCGCGTACGTGGACTTCACCCCGTCCACCGGCATCCGGCTGCCGGCGCTCGAATCGCTCGCCGCCGCCCGCGGCCTGCCCCACGCGGGGCGTGACGGGAAGACGGGAGAGACGCTGGTCAAGAGCGTCCTGGCACCCATGTTCGCGCAGCGGGCGCTGCGGGTGCGGTCCTGGTCGGGCACGAATCTGCTGGGCGGTGGCGACGGTGCGACGCTGCGGGACCCGGAGGCCGCCCGCAGCAAGACGCGGTCCAAGAGCCAGGTGGTCGAGGGGATTCTCGGACACGACGTGGAGGGCGAGACACACATCGACGATGTCCCCGGGCTCGGGGAGTGGAAGACCGCGTGGGACCACATCGGCTTCGAGGGCTTCCTCGGCGTGCGGATGACGATGCAGTTCACCTGGCAGGGGTGCGACTCGGCGCTCGCCGCGCCCCTGGTGCTCGACCTGGTCCGGCTGATGGCGCTGGCGTGCCGGTCGGGCGCGAGCGGACCGCAGACCCAGTTCGGCTTCTTCTTCAAGGACCCTGTCCCGGCGGCCGCCACCGCGCCGGGTGGCGCGCACACACCCGCGGAGCACGGACTCGACGCGCAGTACCGGGCCCTGCTCGGCTGGGCGGAATCAGTGGGGTCCTGA
- a CDS encoding DUF5995 family protein has protein sequence MAQFEQSHSSVPDIASVIERMRAFRSAWPPVDGAEDGVEVFNRVYLTVTETVRQQIDDGAFPDRRAAAALDVRFAERYLSAVDAAAAGHPPPDCWRPLFQYRHHPGVRPLQFALAGINAHIGHDLPLAVVDACRTLGCAPPALEDEFDRVGDLLVMLEERIREDLMPGPDLLELADPLTHLLGSWSLERAREAAWSAALVLWRLRDVPLLAEEFRKRMDAGAGLVGRCLLTPHR, from the coding sequence ATGGCTCAGTTCGAGCAGTCGCACAGCTCCGTCCCCGACATCGCCTCCGTGATCGAGCGGATGCGCGCGTTCCGTTCCGCCTGGCCGCCGGTGGACGGCGCCGAGGACGGGGTGGAGGTCTTCAACCGCGTCTATCTGACGGTCACCGAGACCGTCCGGCAACAGATCGACGACGGTGCGTTCCCGGACCGGCGGGCCGCCGCCGCGCTGGACGTGCGGTTCGCCGAGCGCTACCTGTCGGCGGTCGACGCTGCGGCGGCGGGGCACCCGCCGCCCGACTGCTGGCGTCCGCTCTTCCAGTACCGGCACCATCCCGGCGTACGGCCGCTGCAGTTCGCGCTGGCCGGCATCAACGCGCACATCGGCCACGATCTGCCGCTCGCCGTCGTGGACGCCTGTCGCACGCTCGGCTGCGCCCCGCCGGCCCTGGAGGACGAGTTCGACCGGGTGGGCGATCTCCTCGTGATGCTGGAGGAGCGGATCCGCGAGGATCTGATGCCGGGCCCCGATCTGCTGGAACTCGCGGACCCGCTCACCCATCTGCTCGGCTCGTGGAGTCTGGAGCGGGCCCGTGAGGCGGCCTGGTCGGCGGCGCTGGTGCTGTGGCGGCTGCGTGATGTGCCGCTGCTGGCCGAGGAGTTCAGAAAGCGGATGGACGCGGGAGCGGGGCTGGTGGGGCGCTGTCTGCTCACTCCGCATCGCTGA
- a CDS encoding phospholipase — translation MRRFTAPLAAVALTLPALFLSATDASAAPADKGQVLSSWTQTSASSYNAWNAARANQANWSAYGFDWSTDYCSTSPDNPFGFPFKNACARHDFGYRNYKAAGTFDANKARLDSAFYEDLKRVCDGYSGVSGTACDGTAWTYYQAVSVFGYTKAVDGSATA, via the coding sequence ATGCGCCGCTTCACCGCACCGCTGGCCGCCGTCGCCCTCACCCTGCCCGCTCTGTTCCTGTCGGCCACCGACGCCTCGGCCGCCCCGGCGGACAAGGGCCAGGTGCTGAGCTCCTGGACGCAGACGTCCGCAAGCAGCTACAACGCGTGGAACGCCGCCCGGGCGAACCAGGCCAACTGGAGTGCGTACGGCTTCGACTGGTCCACGGACTACTGCTCCACCTCCCCGGACAACCCCTTCGGCTTCCCCTTCAAGAACGCCTGTGCGCGCCACGACTTCGGCTACCGCAACTACAAGGCGGCCGGCACCTTCGACGCCAACAAGGCCCGCCTCGACAGCGCCTTCTACGAGGATCTGAAGCGGGTCTGCGACGGCTACTCCGGCGTGTCCGGCACCGCCTGCGACGGCACGGCCTGGACGTACTACCAGGCGGTCTCCGTGTTCGGCTACACGAAGGCCGTGGACGGTTCGGCCACCGCCTGA
- the eboE gene encoding metabolite traffic protein EboE encodes MRFSHADGSTVHLSYCTNVHPAESLDGIVAQLDRWAVPVRERLSADRLGVGLWLPRRAASELSADPAATGRLRRALATRGLEAVSLNAFPYEAFHAPRVKRDVYRPDWADPERLRYTLDLARILARLLPDDAARGSISTLPLGWRPWWSSRKQSAADAALDRLAEGLEAVAAEEGRPVRVGFEPEPGCIVERTEHAVELLAGRSPGLLGVCLDTCHLAVAFEDPAAALKALAAAGVPVVKLQASCALHVPSPRAPGTAAALADFDEPRFLHQTREAATGLPLSRDDLDEALGPDGLPGDAPWRVHFHIPLHATPPPPIGSTRQVLRDTLAGLFGAAAAGTDHVEVETYTWNVLPPGRRPSGPSPLAAGIAAELDWMSGEFLDLGLKEARR; translated from the coding sequence ATGCGCTTCTCACACGCCGACGGCAGCACCGTTCACCTGTCGTACTGCACCAATGTGCACCCCGCCGAGTCGCTCGACGGGATCGTGGCGCAGCTGGACCGATGGGCGGTGCCGGTCCGGGAACGGCTGTCGGCGGACCGGCTCGGGGTGGGGCTGTGGCTCCCCCGGCGGGCGGCCTCCGAGCTGTCGGCCGATCCGGCCGCCACCGGCCGGCTTCGCCGCGCACTCGCCACGCGCGGCCTGGAGGCGGTCTCGCTCAACGCCTTCCCCTACGAGGCCTTCCACGCGCCCCGGGTCAAGCGGGACGTCTACCGGCCCGACTGGGCCGACCCCGAGCGGCTTCGCTACACCCTCGACCTGGCACGGATCCTCGCCCGGCTGCTGCCGGACGACGCCGCCCGGGGCAGCATCTCCACGCTGCCCCTGGGCTGGCGCCCCTGGTGGTCCTCGCGGAAACAGTCCGCCGCCGACGCCGCCCTCGACCGGCTGGCCGAGGGGCTGGAGGCGGTGGCGGCCGAGGAGGGCCGACCGGTGCGGGTCGGCTTCGAGCCCGAGCCGGGCTGTATCGTCGAGCGCACGGAGCACGCCGTTGAACTGCTGGCCGGCCGCTCCCCCGGTCTGCTGGGCGTGTGTCTGGACACCTGTCATCTCGCCGTGGCCTTCGAGGATCCGGCCGCCGCGCTGAAGGCGCTGGCCGCGGCCGGTGTGCCCGTCGTGAAGCTCCAGGCCTCCTGCGCCCTGCACGTGCCGTCGCCCCGGGCTCCCGGCACGGCGGCCGCGCTCGCGGATTTCGACGAGCCCCGGTTCCTGCACCAGACCCGGGAAGCGGCGACCGGTCTGCCGCTGTCCCGGGACGATCTCGACGAGGCGCTCGGGCCGGACGGGCTGCCGGGCGACGCTCCCTGGCGCGTGCACTTCCACATTCCGCTGCACGCCACTCCCCCGCCGCCCATCGGCTCCACCCGTCAGGTCCTGCGGGACACGCTGGCCGGACTGTTCGGCGCAGCGGCCGCCGGCACGGACCACGTCGAGGTCGAGACGTACACCTGGAACGTGCTGCCGCCCGGGCGGCGCCCCTCGGGTCCGTCCCCGCTGGCGGCCGGGATCGCCGCCGAACTCGACTGGATGAGCGGGGAGTTCCTCGACCTCGGACTGAAGGAGGCACGTCGATGA
- a CDS encoding PLP-dependent aminotransferase family protein codes for MVWLASIEVSRHSPQPLTGQIQAAVKREIAEGVLRPGTRLPSSRALADDLRVSRSVVVEAYGQLIAEGYLEAVQGSGTRVAGHLAPVPVVPTLLDEGRVPAVRWDLRTGGAVAAHFPHREWSGAYQKALRSVGRSELGYPPLSGARELREELTRYLARVRGVRTAPDEIMVVQGFAHGLALLCSALPRIGIGTVAVEDPGLVRQQWFIEEAGLSPVPVPVDAEGIDVQALARTGVRAVVVTPFHQFPTGVTLSAQRRAMLVNWARQTRGYLIEDDYDGDFWLERRPPPLALQRLAPDRVVYAGTASKALAPALRLGWLAAPPAVFTALEQVRSKRDLGSESLSQLAFAELLRGGGLDRHLRRLRARYRGRREALGQAVQRHLPGTVVLGSSAGLHACLRLPAHTDEALLVAGALNSSVLVRGGGEFTTLPGKRRDPALVVGYAGVPTSALVDAVREVGRVWARLPCPERSAVRSA; via the coding sequence ATGGTGTGGCTCGCCTCCATCGAGGTATCGCGGCACTCACCGCAGCCGCTGACCGGCCAGATCCAGGCGGCGGTGAAGCGGGAGATCGCCGAGGGGGTGCTGCGTCCCGGTACCCGGCTCCCCTCCAGCCGGGCACTCGCGGACGATCTGCGCGTCTCCCGGAGCGTGGTGGTGGAGGCGTACGGGCAGTTGATAGCCGAGGGGTATCTGGAGGCGGTGCAGGGGTCGGGCACCCGGGTGGCGGGGCATCTCGCACCCGTCCCGGTCGTGCCGACACTCCTCGACGAGGGGCGGGTGCCCGCGGTGCGCTGGGACCTGCGCACCGGCGGCGCCGTGGCCGCGCACTTCCCGCACCGCGAGTGGTCGGGGGCGTACCAGAAGGCACTGCGGTCCGTGGGCCGCAGCGAGCTCGGCTATCCCCCGCTGTCCGGGGCCAGGGAGCTGCGCGAGGAGCTGACCCGGTATCTGGCCCGGGTGCGCGGCGTGCGTACCGCCCCCGACGAGATCATGGTCGTGCAGGGGTTCGCCCACGGTCTCGCGCTGCTCTGCTCGGCGCTGCCCCGCATCGGCATCGGCACGGTAGCAGTGGAGGATCCGGGGCTGGTGCGCCAGCAGTGGTTCATCGAGGAGGCGGGGCTCTCCCCCGTGCCGGTGCCCGTCGACGCCGAGGGCATCGACGTCCAGGCACTGGCGCGCACGGGAGTGCGCGCGGTCGTGGTGACTCCGTTCCACCAGTTCCCCACGGGTGTGACGCTGTCGGCGCAGCGCCGCGCGATGCTGGTGAACTGGGCGCGGCAGACCCGTGGTTATCTCATCGAGGACGACTACGACGGAGACTTCTGGCTGGAGCGCCGGCCTCCCCCGCTGGCCCTGCAGCGGCTCGCCCCGGACCGGGTCGTCTACGCGGGCACGGCCAGCAAGGCGCTGGCCCCCGCGCTGCGGCTCGGCTGGCTCGCCGCACCGCCCGCCGTGTTCACCGCGCTGGAACAGGTGCGCAGCAAACGCGACCTGGGCTCGGAGAGTCTGAGCCAGCTGGCCTTCGCGGAGCTGCTGCGCGGCGGCGGCCTCGACCGCCATCTGCGCCGGCTCAGGGCGCGTTACCGCGGGCGCCGGGAGGCACTCGGCCAGGCGGTCCAGCGTCATCTGCCGGGCACGGTGGTGCTCGGTTCGTCGGCGGGGCTGCACGCCTGTCTGCGGTTGCCCGCGCACACCGACGAGGCGCTGCTGGTGGCGGGCGCCCTGAACAGCTCCGTACTGGTGCGCGGGGGCGGGGAGTTCACCACGCTGCCGGGGAAACGGCGCGATCCCGCCCTGGTGGTCGGCTATGCCGGGGTACCCACGTCCGCGCTGGTCGACGCGGTGCGCGAAGTGGGCCGGGTCTGGGCGCGGCTCCCCTGCCCGGAGCGGAGCGCGGTGCGTTCCGCCTGA
- a CDS encoding recombinase family protein: protein MAGTEKGCARRALIYIRVSTARDDMISPELQQYQGETLAAKEGMQLVGKPIMDLGKTGRSFGERQISKIIGMAEREEFDVLILWVWSRFGRNMKDSLTNLDRLTELGIEVRAVKEDFDGRTNIGRFAIRQMLNIAELFSDVHPYLCAYVSTPTPPLAPRARHEVERLVNAPRLTSAHFGARGEHAIVLSFAPRTEALDFAGAHESADAITAG from the coding sequence ATGGCAGGCACCGAAAAGGGGTGTGCGCGACGAGCGCTGATCTACATCCGGGTCAGTACGGCCAGGGACGACATGATCAGCCCGGAGCTGCAGCAGTACCAGGGCGAGACGCTTGCCGCCAAGGAGGGCATGCAGTTGGTGGGGAAGCCCATCATGGACCTGGGCAAGACAGGGCGCTCCTTCGGCGAACGTCAGATATCCAAGATCATCGGGATGGCTGAGCGAGAGGAATTCGACGTCCTCATCCTGTGGGTCTGGTCGCGCTTCGGCCGGAACATGAAGGACTCCCTGACCAACCTTGACCGGCTCACCGAGCTGGGTATCGAAGTCCGCGCGGTCAAGGAGGACTTCGATGGGCGGACGAACATCGGCCGCTTCGCGATCCGGCAGATGCTCAACATCGCTGAGCTGTTCAGCGACGTTCATCCGTACCTCTGCGCATACGTGAGTACGCCGACACCTCCGCTTGCGCCGAGAGCACGGCACGAGGTTGAACGGCTCGTGAACGCCCCCCGGCTCACCTCCGCTCACTTCGGCGCGCGCGGAGAGCACGCGATCGTCTTGTCGTTCGCACCCCGTACCGAAGCATTGGATTTCGCAGGCGCACACGAGAGTGCCGACGCCATAACGGCGGGTTAA
- a CDS encoding TatD family hydrolase, with protein sequence MQILDPHIHMMSRTTDDYRAMHAAGVRCVVEPAFWLGQPRTGVSSFTDYFDSLIGWEPYRAARFGIAHHCALALNPKEANDPRCVPVLDVLPRYLAKDAVVAVGEIGFDSGTPEEERAFALQLALAAEHGLPALVHTPHRDKAAGTARSLDVIAASGIDPGLVVLDHLNEVTVGQVAGTGYWMGFSVYPDTKMDPIRMVRILQEYGPERVLVNSAADWGHSDPLLTRATGDAMLAAGFDADTVDRVLWRNPVAFYGQSGRLRPVLEPGHPAGTDTHEGNSIARGSS encoded by the coding sequence ATGCAGATCCTCGACCCGCACATCCATATGATGTCCCGGACCACGGACGACTACCGCGCGATGCACGCCGCCGGGGTGCGCTGCGTGGTGGAGCCCGCATTCTGGCTGGGCCAGCCCCGCACCGGGGTGAGCAGCTTCACCGACTACTTCGACTCCCTGATCGGCTGGGAGCCCTACCGGGCCGCCCGCTTCGGGATCGCCCACCACTGTGCGCTCGCGCTCAACCCCAAGGAGGCCAACGACCCCCGCTGCGTGCCCGTCCTGGATGTTCTTCCCCGGTATCTGGCGAAGGACGCGGTCGTGGCCGTCGGGGAGATCGGCTTCGACTCCGGGACGCCCGAGGAGGAACGGGCGTTCGCGCTCCAGCTCGCCCTCGCGGCCGAGCACGGGCTGCCGGCCCTGGTGCACACCCCGCACCGCGACAAGGCGGCGGGCACGGCGCGTTCCCTCGACGTGATCGCCGCGTCCGGCATCGATCCCGGCCTGGTCGTCCTGGACCACCTCAATGAGGTGACGGTCGGTCAGGTCGCGGGCACCGGCTACTGGATGGGGTTCTCGGTCTATCCGGACACGAAAATGGATCCGATCCGCATGGTGCGCATCCTCCAGGAGTACGGCCCGGAGCGCGTGCTGGTGAACTCGGCGGCCGACTGGGGGCACAGCGACCCCCTGCTCACCCGGGCGACGGGGGACGCAATGCTCGCCGCCGGGTTCGACGCGGACACCGTCGACCGGGTGCTGTGGCGCAACCCCGTCGCCTTCTACGGCCAGAGCGGACGGCTTCGGCCGGTCCTGGAGCCGGGGCACCCGGCCGGCACCGACACCCATGAGGGCAACTCCATCGCCCGCGGATCGAGTTGA
- a CDS encoding EboA domain-containing protein codes for MTAPDPTPTPAALRAALDDVLTPAGSRWLRSAEERTAASAGALAALFPAAGRACGTGRPAVPAGWTAADAARVFLLLAVPLDEGRRLAGTLTCYRYGDAAERRSVLRALPLLGLGPDAVELTEDALRSHDHRLVEAAVGPYAQAHLGAPLWRHAVLTCLFTGVPLTAVAGLRSSCDATLLTMLEDLVRERRAAGRPVPPDAVALLAAACADPPTKGA; via the coding sequence GTGACGGCGCCGGACCCGACGCCGACCCCCGCCGCCCTGCGGGCCGCTCTGGACGACGTGCTCACCCCGGCCGGCTCCCGCTGGCTGCGCTCGGCCGAGGAACGGACCGCGGCATCGGCCGGGGCGCTCGCCGCGCTGTTCCCGGCCGCAGGACGGGCCTGCGGCACCGGCCGGCCGGCCGTACCCGCGGGGTGGACCGCGGCGGACGCGGCCCGGGTGTTCCTGCTGCTCGCCGTCCCCCTGGACGAAGGCCGCCGGCTCGCCGGGACCCTGACCTGCTACCGGTACGGCGACGCGGCCGAACGCCGTTCCGTCCTGCGGGCACTGCCGCTGCTGGGCCTCGGCCCGGACGCGGTCGAGCTGACCGAGGACGCGCTGCGCAGCCACGACCACCGGCTGGTCGAGGCCGCCGTCGGACCGTACGCGCAGGCCCACCTGGGTGCGCCGCTGTGGCGTCACGCCGTACTCACGTGCCTGTTCACGGGCGTTCCGCTGACCGCCGTCGCCGGCCTCCGAAGCAGCTGCGACGCCACGCTGCTGACGATGCTGGAGGACCTCGTGCGGGAGCGGCGGGCGGCCGGGCGGCCCGTGCCGCCCGACGCCGTGGCCCTGCTCGCGGCCGCCTGTGCCGACCCGCCGACGAAAGGCGCCTGA
- a CDS encoding SCO3242 family prenyltransferase — protein sequence MPGALYELVRAPAALTVPGDTLAGAAAARIPLRPAAAGLAAASVCLYWAGMALNDYADRTVDAYERSHRPIPSGRTGAGTALAVAVCGTAAGLGLAALSGGRRSLAVAVPLAATVWAYDLKLKRGPWGPVAMATARGLDVLLGATAGSGSMARAFGPAATMAAHTAVVTRLSRDEVYGAKAALPRATLAATAVVCATVVVPPRGRDERSALALRAGLAGWYAYRFGGPQAAAVRQPTAERIRSAVGAGIHSMVPLQAALVARSGAPLPALLLSAALPLARRLSRRVSPT from the coding sequence ATGCCCGGGGCGCTGTACGAACTCGTGCGCGCACCGGCCGCGTTGACGGTGCCCGGCGACACGCTGGCGGGGGCGGCGGCCGCGCGAATCCCGCTGCGTCCCGCGGCCGCCGGGCTGGCCGCGGCGTCGGTCTGTCTGTACTGGGCGGGCATGGCGCTCAATGACTACGCCGACCGGACCGTCGACGCCTATGAGCGGTCCCACCGTCCCATTCCGTCGGGCCGCACGGGTGCGGGGACCGCCCTGGCCGTCGCGGTGTGCGGCACCGCGGCGGGGCTGGGCCTGGCGGCGCTGAGCGGCGGACGCCGCTCGCTCGCGGTCGCGGTGCCCCTCGCCGCCACCGTCTGGGCGTACGACCTGAAGCTGAAGCGGGGCCCCTGGGGTCCGGTGGCCATGGCCACCGCACGCGGGCTCGACGTCCTGCTGGGCGCCACGGCGGGCAGCGGGTCCATGGCCCGTGCGTTCGGCCCGGCCGCGACGATGGCCGCCCACACCGCCGTCGTGACACGGCTCAGCCGGGACGAGGTTTACGGGGCGAAGGCGGCCCTGCCGCGTGCGACGCTCGCGGCCACCGCCGTGGTCTGCGCCACGGTCGTGGTTCCGCCGCGCGGCCGGGACGAGCGGTCCGCCCTCGCGCTCCGGGCCGGGCTCGCGGGCTGGTACGCGTACCGCTTCGGCGGACCGCAGGCCGCGGCCGTACGGCAGCCGACGGCGGAGCGGATCCGCTCCGCCGTCGGTGCGGGCATCCACTCCATGGTCCCGCTCCAGGCCGCTCTCGTCGCCCGTTCGGGCGCACCGCTGCCCGCCCTCCTGCTGTCCGCCGCGCTGCCACTGGCCCGGCGCCTGTCCCGACGGGTGTCCCCGACGTGA